The nucleotide window GTAAAAACCAATTGATATACATAGCTTTCTAGAAACCACTGGTGCAATCTCCAATATCTCACCAAATTCTGAGAAATCccttttgatttcaacaaCGTCGAATTTATCTAACAGGGAATCTTTTGACGCGTCGTTGTTTTTAGCTTTGGCATTTGATGGAAGGTACTTTTTAAGAACTAAGCAACGGCATATACCTAAAATGTCCTCACATGAAGAGTCTGTTAGCAGTGCAGAATCCAtttctgtattttttgACCACTGAGGGGTCATATGAAAAccattgattttgaataaattggTACGTCCATAACTCATGAATGACAGAGCTGCTTCCCTGGTGAGAAAACTGACTTCCAATTCTGTAAGCTTATTATTTGATCCATCTCTATATTCTTTGATACTTGCTAGTGGTCCACCACAGATTTGGGACAGAACACTTGCAATTCCTGTATTATCTGGGATGTTGGAGAAAACAATGGAATTTCCTTGTTCTGTACTGACACCAGACTCATATTCACTGGAACTCGTCGTTACGAAATTTTTCCCTTCTATCATGAGCGGAGTACCACTCTCGTCTTTGAATGAATCAGGTATCCTGTGAAGACCCGCGTTTGCTTctaaatcaaaatcaaaatttctttcctttAAACTCAATAAACAGCCTCTAGTTTCATAATCCAATTTGAACATATCCTGCATTTTATCTTGTGCCTGTCTTCTCTTTGTCCTGCTCAAACTTGGAGGAGGGGGTTCCATAATAGTGTATCGAACTCCATTCCGGGAGCCAGTTCTCTCAACAATCTGATATTTATTTGCGTGCCTAGAGCTGTCGTTCTTAGTTTGTTTTCCGGACCCTGATAAATAACTTCTTGCAAACCTGCGGAATCCGAATACTTCATGCTTTCCTTCCTCCGTCATACTTGAggagaaaagagaagaaagcGATGAGACTCTAGATTTAGATTTGCTATCACAGGACTCTTCTAGTTTTCTGTTGGTATCCAAGAGCATACGTACATTAATAtctttcttcctttgaCTTGCCATTGTTTGTACTGGACAATTTTTAGTGTATTATAgttttattgtttttttatttgtaaaattgTTATAGTTTCAGCTCCAAGCAAATGTTCTATAttgtcaaaaatgaaagtgttgCCTTATAACAGACGAGCATATCAAAAGTTATAAGCTTACAATAttgtaaaatatatataatttaCAAATAACGTCAAGTAGTTTTGTGTAAATCCCATAATGATGTGCGACGCGATTTGTCCGAAATATAAAGAAACTGTCCGGTCAAATTCTTACCATAGAATGGCACAATTACAATTTAGAGGTGTCTGAACAACGAACATGTCAGACATGGTGAAGGGACTATAGTTCTAATGGAGTTCATACAGCCCAGTTTATTCGTCTTTCAGAGGTACTTTGTCAttaatttgaatattttgaactCTTACATCGCACATATCACCACGACGAGATGTTTCGAGTTTCATCAGTTCACGAAGTGCCATTGTTGCATACGAAGATACTCCtaattgaaatttcaatataacAGCTGTATTTTCGCCACCTTTATCCGGTACATACCTCTCCAATTTGtccttgaaaaatttttgacagTTTTCCTTTGCTACTTTGTTGTTtagtatttcaaaatccGTGTTCACCAGTTGTTGGGTTGGACTGGTGTATTTAGTTATTTTGTACTCTAGACCTTGAGGTTTTTGTAATATATTTCTGTAGGAGCCTGCAAGGGAGAATTCGCgaacttttctcttcataTTGAATGGATCCATCCCATCTTTTGCCATGATATCTATGTATATTTGCTTgataatttcatttgatgGATATATAACGTCAAACCCGGGGGTCGGCAAAACTACGTCATCAACGCTATATTTCCCTGAATCTATGTCTTCCTTTGTAAGCGGTCTGGCACGGACAAACTTTGCATCACGTAAATCTTCGTCGAAATCATCCTCCTCGccaacttcttcatttttattatcgacggtatcattttcaatgatcACTAAGTCACCttccatcaatttcataccaaacaattcaattcttttacTTGTAACGTAGTTCCAAACAAAACTCTGATAAGCGTGCACATACATTGTTCTGAGGTTTCTTGGAATTTTCATTACAGCTGCATAGTAAGCGTTAGATGAATAACCATTTTCTCCCTTTCTCTGAGCTGATAGGGAATGAAGAATTGCATTCTCAGCAACACACTGTCTGGGCATGCTTTTCAGGGCAAGGGCTGGATCTTTGGTTTTCGCCCAGACTTTCCTACCTTCCTTTGATTTGGGCAAAACGTTTACCTGATCAGACAAAATCAACTCGCAAGCTTTCTCCCAGTTTTCAAGCAATAGCTCTTTACCCACTGTGTGTGTGGAAATGCTGAAAGTCCCAAATCTTTGCATGCCAAAATAGTTAACAAACCCATTTTTCGCCAGAGAAGCAGTGCCTTTTTCCaatattgattttaaaGACTCCTGCGTATTTGCATTCAATTTTACATCTCTGATCACGATCACAAATTCATTGCCTTTTAAATCACCAAGATTCAAGCTTTTgtcttcaaatttaaacCCCCCCATCACTATTCCTCTTAATGTCCTATTGAGAGCATTGATTCTATCAACACCAACCCGGGAAACACACAACCTTTGACATGTCACTGCTCTGCGATCTTTTGTTCCAGCAAATCTAATGACACGACTTGGCATTCTCAAGAACTTTGTAAGAGTATTCACCGCATCCATAGtatctttgttttctttataTAATGTGAAATGAAGGAAGTCCTTTGTCGGCCCATAGCCCCAATTTTCAACACCATTGGCGTCTTTGTTTTGCTCCACCCAATCTTCTCTACTAACTCTAGAATTCTTACCTCTTCTAGCAATCTTAAAAGTGTTACGTTCAGTGGTAACAGATTCCAATTCATTGTTAAAAGCTGTACGCAAAAGTTGATGTAATTTAGCCctttcagatttttcttcgATTGATTTACTGGTTTCCATCCTCTGAGCATTATAataaacattttcaatcttttctAAATCTGCTTCAGAAAGCAACCCAAGcaattcctttttcatttctgcGTCTATCTTGAAGTCTTGTCTCCTTTTCTCTTCGTCATCATTCTTAGCGGTTTTCTCTTCCTTTGAGGGCTTCTGTTTCTTGGGCATCTTGAAACCTTTGTCAGTCAAATGAACCACATTTCCCTCATTATCGATTTCATTAACCAAGAAATCAGTGAACCTCTGCTTAATCTGACCAGAAAATCCTGGTATTTCtgaagacaaaaaatgCGTTATTCCAACATCTTCCTCATGAATTCCATCATCCTCGATAATTGCCACCTCATCGTTCTTTGGTCTTTTGCTGTCAGTCTCTAGACATGCTTCCTCGTCCAAATTTCTCTTAATTGCGGTATTTGAGTCACTCATTTTGGTCGCAAATGGTTGTTCGATTCATCAATAGTGCTACTTTTAAGATGCGATGAGCTTCAAAtttaacttttttcaaagggcgtctgaaaaatttcaaactaAAGGCTTTTTCGAAGGGCTAAGCAGTGGAAACTAGAAGAATCATCACAAACGGTATGTGTTCATCAATAAATTCAGATTGCTTCACCACTCATCAGGGTACTATCACCATCCATTGCACCGCTGCAGCTAGAAATGACAGATGATCTCCTGCATAATATTAAGAACATGGCAGATAAGACATATGTGTCTTGCCGATGGAACCAACAGTTTGGCCACATGAAGGAACTGCCACAGTATCTGGAAGATGTCGTGAACGACCGCAGGACGGTTCTGGAACGCTATGACGATTATAAAAGAGACGCTGCAACTAGCGATTCAATCACAAAACAACTGGTCAAGGTAAATCCTGAAAATAGTGGTAACGGGTCCgttgtttcaaaaatatacgGCCCTGAGCAAATCAATCACTCTATTTTGGCGAGACATGAACAGCTGGCGTCACAGGTGCCTGCATGGCATTCGCCCTGGGAACTTCTGAGAGTTATACATGGTCATATTGGATGGGTACGGTGTGTTAAGATGGAACCAGTAGACAACGAGTGGTTCGCCACCGGCAGCAATGATACTACAATCAAGGTTTGGGACCTAGCCTCaggaaaattgaaaataacaCTAGCAGGACATGTAATGAGCGTCAGGGATCTGGCTATTTCCGACAGATTTCCGTACTTGTTTTCCGCGAGTGAAGATAAAACTGTAAAATGCTGGGATTTGGAGAAAAATCAAGCAATTAGAGATTATCATGGCCACCTTTCTGGTGTACACACGGTGGATCTACACCCAACACTGGACCTTGTTGTCACAGCTGGTCGTGATAGCGTCGTCAGACTGTGGGACATACGAACAAGGGGACCGGTGATGACACTGGCAGGACACAAGGGCCCAATAAACAAATTGCGCTGTATTCCAGTAGATCCTCAAGTTGTCAGTTGCTCTACCGATGCTACATTGCGACTTTGGGATATATCTACCGGTAAGACTATCAAGACTCTGACACATCACAAACGTTCAATAAGGGATGTTTCACTGCACCCAacagaattttcaatggtatCTGCATGCACCAACGACGTAAGATCCTGGAAACTTCCAGAAGGTTCACTTCTTACAAATTTTGAGTCCACGGGAACTGGTATTATTAACTCAC belongs to Zygotorulaspora mrakii chromosome 1, complete sequence and includes:
- the PUS7 gene encoding pseudouridine synthase PUS7 (similar to Saccharomyces cerevisiae PUS7 (YOR243C); ancestral locus Anc_8.671), which encodes MSDSNTAIKRNLDEEACLETDSKRPKNDEVAIIEDDGIHEEDVGITHFLSSEIPGFSGQIKQRFTDFLVNEIDNEGNVVHLTDKGFKMPKKQKPSKEEKTAKNDDEEKRRQDFKIDAEMKKELLGLLSEADLEKIENVYYNAQRMETSKSIEEKSERAKLHQLLRTAFNNELESVTTERNTFKIARRGKNSRVSREDWVEQNKDANGVENWGYGPTKDFLHFTLYKENKDTMDAVNTLTKFLRMPSRVIRFAGTKDRRAVTCQRLCVSRVGVDRINALNRTLRGIVMGGFKFEDKSLNLGDLKGNEFVIVIRDVKLNANTQESLKSILEKGTASLAKNGFVNYFGMQRFGTFSISTHTVGKELLLENWEKACELILSDQVNVLPKSKEGRKVWAKTKDPALALKSMPRQCVAENAILHSLSAQRKGENGYSSNAYYAAVMKIPRNLRTMYVHAYQSFVWNYVTSKRIELFGMKLMEGDLVIIENDTVDNKNEEVGEEDDFDEDLRDAKFVRARPLTKEDIDSGKYSVDDVVLPTPGFDVIYPSNEIIKQIYIDIMAKDGMDPFNMKRKVREFSLAGSYRNILQKPQGLEYKITKYTSPTQQLVNTDFEILNNKVAKENCQKFFKDKLERYVPDKGGENTAVILKFQLGVSSYATMALRELMKLETSRRGDMCDVRVQNIQINDKVPLKDE
- the PRP46 gene encoding mRNA splicing protein PRP46 (similar to Saccharomyces cerevisiae PRP46 (YPL151C); ancestral locus Anc_8.672); translated protein: MTDDLLHNIKNMADKTYVSCRWNQQFGHMKELPQYLEDVVNDRRTVLERYDDYKRDAATSDSITKQLVKVNPENSGNGSVVSKIYGPEQINHSILARHEQLASQVPAWHSPWELLRVIHGHIGWVRCVKMEPVDNEWFATGSNDTTIKVWDLASGKLKITLAGHVMSVRDLAISDRFPYLFSASEDKTVKCWDLEKNQAIRDYHGHLSGVHTVDLHPTLDLVVTAGRDSVVRLWDIRTRGPVMTLAGHKGPINKLRCIPVDPQVVSCSTDATLRLWDISTGKTIKTLTHHKRSIRDVSLHPTEFSMVSACTNDVRSWKLPEGSLLTNFESTGTGIINSLSVNADDVLFAGSDNGTLSFYDYKSGHKYQSFLTQEAPGSLESERGILTSTFDMTGQRLITGETDKSIKLWKQKEDATPETDPGLPWNPDLSSQRL
- the SSP2 gene encoding Ssp2p (similar to Saccharomyces cerevisiae SSP2 (YOR242C); ancestral locus Anc_8.670), giving the protein MASQRKKDINVRMLLDTNRKLEESCDSKSKSRVSSLSSLFSSSMTEEGKHEVFGFRRFARSYLSGSGKQTKNDSSRHANKYQIVERTGSRNGVRYTIMEPPPPSLSRTKRRQAQDKMQDMFKLDYETRGCLLSLKERNFDFDLEANAGLHRIPDSFKDESGTPLMIEGKNFVTTSSSEYESGVSTEQGNSIVFSNIPDNTGIASVLSQICGGPLASIKEYRDGSNNKLTELEVSFLTREAALSFMSYGRTNLFKINGFHMTPQWSKNTEMDSALLTDSSCEDILGICRCLVLKKYLPSNAKAKNNDASKDSLLDKFDVVEIKRDFSEFGEILEIAPVVSRKLCISIGFYSIDSSMKAMFHYEDPNTYLHKKYFKSWAAWYGKDITDRPCIQL